The genomic stretch AAAGGAAGATCAAGGAGGTAAATTATCCTATGGGAGAGATCCGGAGCACTTTGGACATCATCATGGAAAAGGCCAAAGAGGTGGAGGTGACGGACGAAGACAAGGCGGCCTTTGTGAAACATGAGGTGGAAAAAAAGATAAGAGGACTTCTGCAAAAGGCCCTGGAGGGGTTTATGGACGTGGAAGGTTTTCAATCGGAGATTGAGGCCCTTGGCCCTGATCGGAATGAGATGGCTATGTCGGCTCTGAGGCGAGAATGCCTGGAACGGATGGTCCTGGAGGGGGACAACCAGGGGCTTCTGGATATCCTGTCGCGTGTTGCCCGGTTTGATCCCACGCCCGTTGAAAAACTCCTACTGACATATCAAGGGGATCTGGATGAGAAGCGTGCCGACCGGCAAGCGGCCTTGAGGGAACAGCTGAAGACCCGAGGCATATGGGGTTCCGCCCTTGTCCCGAATCTAAAGGCCGATCCGGATTGGATCAGCTACTCAGCCGAGGCCCGGGACCGGTTTCACCGGGAACTCCTCGGCCTATGCCAGGCGTCCTGAAATTATTGAATGTCTGCGGCCCAAGGAGTCTACCATGTCGGATGCACCTATTCTCTATGAAGTAAAAGGGAGCGTCGCCCAGATCACCCTGAACCGACCCGATAATCGGAACAGCATGGATGAGGAAACCCTCCCTCCCTTTTGTGATGCGGTGGAAGAGGTGGCGAAAAATAAGGACCTGAGATGCCTGATCATCACCGGAAGCGGCACGTCCTTCTGTTCGGGCGCCGATTTCAAGAGTGGCATTTTTGACAAAAAGGACCGGCTGCCCCATCAGATACTCATGGATGCCTATGGGCCGTTTCTGGCCGTTGGGGACCTTGAAATCCCAACCATCGCGGCCATGAACGGCCATGCCATCGGCGGCGGATTCGGACTGGCGCTCATCTGCGACCTGCGGATTGCCGATCGATACTCGAAGTACGGGGCCAATTTTGCCCGGCTGGGCCTCCATTCGGGGATGGCCGTCTCCTACATGCTCCCCCAGATTGTAGGGCTTCCCTTGGCCAATGAACTCCTCTTTACCGGCCGGCTTATCACCGGTGAAGCGGCCGGTGACATGGGAGTGGCCAACTATGTCCTGGAGGGAGATCAGGTCCTGAAAAAGGCCTGGGAACTGGCAGAGGAGATCACGACCTGCGCCCCAGTGGCCGTCAGAATGATCAAACGCGCCATCCGTCGCGGCATCGGGTGGGACCCTCGAAACC from Deltaproteobacteria bacterium encodes the following:
- a CDS encoding enoyl-CoA hydratase/isomerase family protein; this encodes MSDAPILYEVKGSVAQITLNRPDNRNSMDEETLPPFCDAVEEVAKNKDLRCLIITGSGTSFCSGADFKSGIFDKKDRLPHQILMDAYGPFLAVGDLEIPTIAAMNGHAIGGGFGLALICDLRIADRYSKYGANFARLGLHSGMAVSYMLPQIVGLPLANELLFTGRLITGEAAGDMGVANYVLEGDQVLKKAWELAEEITTCAPVAVRMIKRAIRRGIGWDPRNRAEIDTLYQSRTFEMDDAKEGIRALLENRKPVFTGR